The following is a genomic window from Hyphomicrobiales bacterium.
GGCCGCGCCCGCTTCCGCATTTCCGACTGGGGCGAGCGCGTCGGCGAGCGGTTCGACCTCGTGGTCGCCAACCCGCCTTACGTCGCCGACGGCGATTTCGCGCAACTGGCGCCGGAGGTCCGGCGCTTCGAGCCGAGGCTCGCGCTCTCCGGCGGCGCCGACGGGCTCGCCCAGTACCGCTTGCTGGTGCCCGGCCTGAGGCGGCTGTTGAAGCCGCAGGCAAGCGTCATTCTCGAGATTGGCGACGGGCAGGCCGACGCGGTCGAGGCGATCCTGGAAGGCCACCGGCTCAAGGTTTCCGGCGTGCGCGCCGACCTGGCGGGCCGGCCGCGGGCGATCGCCGCAATTACCGATTTTTAACGTTTTCTTCAAAAAAAGGTTGGAAATTGGGGTTTTCCCGACTAACGTTGATTCGCGAGCGGTCCCTAGGGCCGCGACCGAAGGGGGTCCACGCTTCAGAAGCGTTGTCGAAACCCTTAATTTTCCCACGCTAACACCGTACCGCCGGTTCGCGTTTCGAAGAATGGGCGTATTCGGTTGTGTCGGTCCCGACGTCCGGACCTTCGCGCGGCGGGGATTGTATAAACAGCCTTGATGAACAGAAGGTGCCATGAAGCAAGGTAACAACAGACGCTCGCGTTCTCGCGGCGGCGGCAAGCGCCACGGCGGCGGCAAGGGCCATAACTTCGAAAGCAGCGGTCCGGAAATGAAGATGCGCGGTTCGGCGCAACAGCTACACGAAAAATACCTGGCGCTGGCGCGCGACGCGTCGTCCGCCGGCGACCGGATCGCCGCCGAGTCCTATTTCCAATACGCCGACCACTACCACCGGATCCTGAACGCCGACAGCGGCAACGGAGCCGGACGGCCTCAGCAGCAGCATCAACAGCATCCGCAGCATCCACAGCAGCACCGGGGCGGCCCCGATCAGCGTCACGATCAGCGGCCTTCCGGAAATCCGCAAGGCGGTGGCCCGCAGCCGGTGGTGCCCGCGTCCGCCATGGCCGCCGTGGCCACCCAGGCGTCGCCGGACGGCAAGGACGCCAACGTGACCAAGACGACGAACCCGGCGGCGGGAAGGGGACAGGGGCCGACGGCCTCCTGACGTTGTGGCGGCGGGGTGACTCACCCGACGCCCAAGTTCAACAACCGAGTCCGACGAACGATTAGCGAGATTCATCCAACCAACGTCACCGCATCGCCGGCGGCGACGCGTCCGCCGCCGACCACGGTGGCGTAGACGCCCATGTCGGCGTGGCGGAATCCCCGCTGCAGGCTGGCCGGGATGTTGAGGTTGCGCACCGCCTTTTCGGGATCGACGTTGGTAGCGGCGCAGCGGCCGATGCGCACCTCGATCTTCAGGCGCGCGTTGCCGACCGTGATCTCGTTGCCGATCCATCCGAACTCCG
Proteins encoded in this region:
- a CDS encoding DUF4167 domain-containing protein; amino-acid sequence: MKQGNNRRSRSRGGGKRHGGGKGHNFESSGPEMKMRGSAQQLHEKYLALARDASSAGDRIAAESYFQYADHYHRILNADSGNGAGRPQQQHQQHPQHPQQHRGGPDQRHDQRPSGNPQGGGPQPVVPASAMAAVATQASPDGKDANVTKTTNPAAGRGQGPTAS